Proteins encoded within one genomic window of Triticum aestivum cultivar Chinese Spring chromosome 2D, IWGSC CS RefSeq v2.1, whole genome shotgun sequence:
- the LOC123055295 gene encoding probable phospholipid hydroperoxide glutathione peroxidase, whose product MGAAESSSKLGGSVHDFVVKDVRGNDVELSRYKGKVLLIVNVASRCGLANSNYTELGQLYEKYREKGLEVLAFPCNQFAGQEPDSDEKIVEFACNRFQAEFPIFRKVDVNGDNAAPLYKFLKSERGGLFGERIKWNFTKFLVDKEGHVMNRYAPTWSPLGIENDIKKLLEV is encoded by the exons ATGGGTGCGGCAGAGTCATCCTCCAAGCTTGGTGGTTCCGTCCATGACTTCGTCGTTAAG GATGTGAGAGGAAATGATGTGGAGCTCAGCAGATACAAGGGGAAAGTCCTGCTTATTGTGAATGTCGCATCTCGGTG TGGTCTGGCAAATTCCAACTACACGGAACTGGGTCAGCTCTATGAGAAATACAGGGAGAAAG GTTTGGAGGTATTGGCTTTCCCCTGCAATCAGTTTGCCGGGCAGGAACCAGATAGCGATGAGAAGATTGTGGAGTTTGCTTGCAATCGCTTCCAAGCAGAGTTTCCTATTTTTCGCAAG GTCGACGTGAATGGCGACAATGCTGCCCCGCTGTACAAGTTCTTGAAGTCAGAGAGAGGCGGTCTATTCGGAGAGCGTATCAAATGGAACTTCACCAAGTTCCTAGTTGACAAAGAGGGGCACGTCATGAACCGATATGCACCGACCTGGTCCCCACTCGGCATTGAG AATGACATCAAGAAGCTGTTGGAGGTTTGA
- the LOC123055293 gene encoding FT-interacting protein 7, which yields MASYKLGVEVASAHDLMPKDGQGSASACVELTFDGQRFRTAIKEKDLNPVWNERFYFNVSDPTNLPELALEAYVYNIHKSVEGSRSFLGKVRIAGTSFVPFTDAVIMHYPLEKRGMFSRVKGELGLKVYITNDPSIRASNPLPAMDPVLNNTPPTQAEQIAADITGTNLNASQRHQEHRHDEVRTLHTIAKDVQHHQHHGHLPASFAEQPSNSKYGVEQMKPQPQQPKMVRMYSAASQQPMDYALKETSPFLGGGQIVGGRVIGGEKHASTYDLVERMQYLFVRVVKARDLPNMDITGSLDPFVEVRVGNYRGITKHFEKQRNPEWNAVFAFSRERMQASVIEVLVKDKDLVRDDFVGMVRFDLNDVPVRVPPDSPLAPEWYRLVHKDGDKSRGELMLAVWIGTQADEAFPDAWHSDAATLEDPSAVTHMKSKVYHAPRLWYLRVNIIEAQDILIHDKTRYPDVFVRAQVGHQHGRTKPVQARNFNPFWNEDLMFVAAEPFEDHLILSLEDRVAPNKDETLGRIIIPLTMIDRRADDRIVHGKWFNLEKPVLVDVDQLKREKFSSRLHLRLCLDGGYHVLDESTNYSSDLRPTAKQLWKPSIGLLELGVLGAQGIVPMKTRDGKGSSDTYCVAKYGSKWVRTRTIMNNPNPKFNEQYTWEVYDPATVLTIGAFDNGQLGERHGDKPSSGKDAKIGKVRIRLSTLETGRVYTHSYPLLVLHPSGVKKMGELHLAIRFSSTSLVNMLYLYSRPLLPKMHYARPIPVLQVDMLRHQAVQIVAARLSRMEPPLRKEVVEYMSDFDSHLWSMRRSKANFFRLMNVFSGLFAISKWFSGVCAWRNPITTVLVHILFIMLVCFPELILPTVFLYMFLIGIWNYRYRPRYPPHMNTKISHAEAVHPDELDEEFDTFPTSRSQEVVRMRYDRLRSVAGRIQTVVGDIATQGERVQALLSWRDPRATAIFVLFCFIAAIVLYVTPLQVLAALGGFYAMRHPRFRHRLPSTPVNFFRRLPARTDSML from the coding sequence ATGGCGTCGTATAAGCTGGGTGTGGAGGTCGCAAGCGCTCATGACCTCATGCCCAAGGACGGGCAAGGTTCTGCCAGCGCCTGCGTCGAGCTTACCTTTGATGGTCAGCGGTTCCGCACGGCCATCAAGGAGAAGGACCTGAACCCCGTCTGGAACGAGCGCTTCTACTTCAACGTCTCTGATCCAACAAATCTTCCCGAGCTCGCTCTTGAAGCATATGTCTACAACATCCACAAGTCTGTCGAAGGCTCCAGGTCATTCCTTGGCAAGGTCAGGATCGCTGGGACCTCATTCGTGCCCTTCACCGATGCTGTCATCATGCACTATCCACTGGAGAAGCGTGGGATGTTCTCCCGTGTCAAGGGGGAATTGGGCCTCAAAGTATACATCACAAATGACCCCTCCATCAGGGCTTCCAACCCTCTTCCTGCAATGGACCCTGTTTTGAACAATACTCCTCCAACTCAAGCTGAGCAGATTGCTGCTGATATAACCGGTACTAATCTGAATGCTTCTCAGCGCCATCAGGAGCACAGGCATGATGAAGTGAGAACCTTGCATACCATAGCTAAGGACGTACAGCATCATCAGCACCATGGCCATCTTCCAGCCTCTTTTGCTGAGCAACCCTCCAACTCCAAGTATGGTGTTGAGCAAATGAAACCTCAACCTCAACAGCCCAAGATGGTCAGGATGTATTCAGCTGCCTCCCAGCAGCCCATGGACTATGCACTTAAAGAAACCAGCCCCTTTCTCGGTGGTGGACAGATTGTTGGTGGTCGGGTTATTGGTGGTGAGAAGCATGCTAGTACCTATGACTTAGTGGAGAGAATGCAGTATCTGTTTGTGCGTGTGGTCAAGGCACGGGACTTGCCTAACATGGACATCACTGGGAGCCTGGATCCTTTTGTGGAAGTGAGAGTTGGAAACTACAGGGGCATAACCAAGCACTTTGAGAAGCAGAGGAACCCTGAGTGGAATGCTGTCTTTGCTTTCTCTAGAGAACGCATGCAGGCCTCTGTCATTGAAGTGTTGGTCAAAGACAAAGATCTTGTCAGGGATGATTTTGTTGGCATGGTGCGTTTCGATCTGAATGATGTGCCAGTACGTGTGCCCCCTGACAGTCCACTGGCTCCAGAATGGTACCGGCTTGTTCATAAGGATGGGGACAAGTCAAGGGGTGAGCTGATGCTGGCGGTTTGGATTGGCACCCAAGCTGACGAGGCATTTCCTGATGCATGGCATTCAGATGCTGCTACACTTGAGGATCCATCTGCCGTAACACACATGAAGTCGAAAGTTTACCATGCACCCAGACTGTGGTACCTGCGAGTTAACATAATTGAGGCCCAAGATATTCTCATACATGATAAGACCCGCTATCCAGATGTTTTTGTCAGAGCACAGGTGGGGCATCAGCATGGGAGGACAAAACCTGTTCAGGCTAGAAACTTCAACCCGTTTTGGAATGAGGACCTTATGTTTGTGGCTGCTGAACCTTTCGAGGATCACCTTATTCTGTCGCTTGAAGATCGTGTAGCTCCTAACAAGGATGAGACGCTTGGCCGCATAATTATACCATTGACGATGATTGATAGGCGGGCTGATGACCGTATTGTCCATGGGAAGTGGTTTAATCTTGAGAAGCCTGTACTTGTTGATGTGGACCAACTAAAGAGGGAGAAGTTCTCTAGCCGGCTCCATCTCCGTCTCTGCCTTGATGGAGGATATCATGTTCTGGACGAGTCTACAAACTACAGCAGTGACCTCAGACCAACAGCCAAGCAACTCTGGAAGCCGTCGATTGGTCTGCTTGAGCTTGGAGTCCTCGGTGCACAGGGGATTGTTCCTATGAAGACACGTGATGGAAAAGGTTCATCAGACACCTATTGTGTTGCAAAGTATGGGTCAAAGTGGGTCCGAACACGTACTATCATGAACAATCCAAACCCCAAGTTCAATGAACAGTACACTTGGGAGGTCTATGATCCGGCAACTGTCCTGACTATTGGTGCTTTCGACAATGGCCAGCTTGGAGAGAGGCATGGGGACAAGCCATCCAGTGGTAAAGATGCGAAAATCGGCAAGGTTCGAATTCGCCTTTCAACACTTGAAACTGGCCGAGTATACACCCACTCATATCCTCTGCTGGTTCTGCACCCATCAGGGGTGAAAAAGATGGGTGAACTGCACCTAGCCATACGATTTTCCTCAACGTCATTGGTCAACATGCTGTACCTGTACTCCCGACCTTTGCTGCCGAAGATGCACTATGCACGCCCAATACCAGTGCTTCAGGTTGACATGCTCCGCCACCAAGCTGTCCAGATCGTGGCTGCCCGTCTCAGCCGTATGGAGCCACCTCTGAGAAAGGAAGTTGTTGAGTACATGTCAGATTTTGACTCTCACTTGTGGAGCATGAGGAGAAGCAAAGCAAACTTCTTCAGGCTGATGAATGTCTTCTCAGGCCTGTTTGCCATCAGCAAGTGGTTCAGTGGTGTCTGTGCATGGAGGAACCCCATTACCACCGTGCTGGTTCACATCCTCTTTATAATGCTGGTGTGCTTTCCAGAGCTCATACTCCCAACAGTGTTCTTGTACATGTTCCTGATAGGGATCTGGAACTACCGTTATCGGCCTCGCTACCCTCCACACATGAACACCAAGATCTCTCATGCAGAAGCTGTTCACCCAGATGAACTCGACGAAGAGTTTGACACATTCCCCACAAGCCGGAGCCAAGAGGTTGTAAGGATGAGGTATGATAGGCTGAGGAGTGTTGCTGGAAGGATACAGACTGTTGTTGGCGATATCGCAACCCAAGGGGAGAGAGTTCAGGCACTGCTTAGTTGGAGGGATCCTCGGGCCACGGCAATATTTGTGCTATTCTGTTTCATAGCCGCGATAGTGCTGTACGTCACACCGCTCCAGGTTCTCGCAGCATTAGGAGGGTTCTATGCCATGAGGCACCCGAGGTTCAGGCACAGGTTGCCTTCAACGCCAGTAAACTTCTTCAGGCGTCTGCCAGCGAGGACGGACAGTATGCTATGA
- the LOC123055294 gene encoding AT-hook motif nuclear-localized protein 9 yields MDGKDLISPSDLPPFYGQQQQQHLRMLGGTGGGGGQQQHSPSSLAGMHSVIRPMPNMSMSPTAILQSIGGGGASTLAGMQFNMDGAPSPSSMLQHNSMGGGSVSGSGGTMPVASPPPEPVKRKRGRLRKYGPDGAMKHHMSSSSSSAHHQQQQHQMMGAPQQRMGSMAGQGMAGGLDDAAQKKKRGRPPGTGKKLSSPSSKPSGNAFPGSAGTSFTPHIITASPSEDVAGKIAAFASQSPRAVCVLSAMGSISRAVLRHPADHPPSYNNPAIYEGLYEILSLSGSYNLNEGQQNQTDGISVTLCSPERHIIGGVLGGALVAASTVQVVLGTFVQGGSKSKSKKAAKPPAFGPDSLTGAGPDMPSPSSGHNQNLTSPPSVVSTGGWPSSGIFDARSSNIDINSSRG; encoded by the exons ATGGATGGCAAAGACCTCATCTCACCGTCCGACCTGCCGCCATTctacggccagcagcagcagcagcacctccGCATGctcggcggcaccggcggcggcggggggcagcAACAGCATAGCCCCTCCTCGCTCGCCGGGATGCACTCCGTCATCCGCCCCATGCCCAACATGAGCATGAGCCCCACCGCCATCCTCCAgtccatcggcggcggcggcgcctccaCCCTTGCCGGCATGCAGTTCAACATGGACGgcgcgccgtccccttcctccaTGTTGCAGCACAACAGCatgggcggcggctccgtctccgGCTCGGGGGGGACGATGCCGGTGGCcagcccgccgccggagcccgtcAAGCGGAAGCGGGGCAGGCTGCGCAAGTACGGGCCCGACGGCGCCATGAAGCACCACATGTCCTCGTCTTCCTCGTCGGCgcatcatcagcagcagcagcatcagatGATGGGCGCGCCGCAGCAGAGGATGGGGTCCATGGCCGGGCAGGGCATGGCGGGCGGGCTCGACGACGCGGCCCAGAAGAAGAAGCGCGGCCGACCGCCGGGCACCGGGAAGAAGCTCTCCTCCCCCAGCAGTAAACCCTCCG GCAATGCTTTCCCTGGTTCAGCTGGAACGAGCTTCACTCCCCACATCATCACAGCATCTCCTTCAGAG GACGTCGCGGGGAAGATCGCAGCATTCGCGAGCCAGTCGCCGAGGGCGGTGTGCGTGCTCTCGGCGATGGGGTCTATCTCCAGGGCTGTCCTTCGCCACCCCGCAGATCATCCTCCTTCCTACAACAATCCTGCCATTTACGAG GGATTGTATGAAATCCTCAGTTTATCCGGCTCTTACAATCTGAACGAGGGCCAGCAAAATCAGACCGACGGGATCAGTGTCACGCTCTGCAGCCCGGAGAGGCACATCATTGGAGGTGTTCTGGGTGGAGCATTGGTAGCTGCCAGTACTGTGCAG GTGGTGCTAGGGACTTTTGTGCAAGGAGGGTCCAAATCAAAGTCCAAGAAAGCCGCGAAACCACCGGCTTTCGGTCCCGACTCACTCACCGGCGCTGGGCCAGACATGCCGTCACCCAGCTCAGGACATAACCAAAACCTAACGTCGCCGCCCTCCGTTGTATCGACGGGAGGGTGGCCTAGCTCTGGGATATTTGACGCGCGAAGTTCCAACATTGATATCAACTCTTCTAGAGGATAG